One Erpetoichthys calabaricus chromosome 9, fErpCal1.3, whole genome shotgun sequence genomic region harbors:
- the LOC114658181 gene encoding cystatin-like isoform X2, whose protein sequence is MNLSAVACLLFLLFAAKTTRSQLGLPGGINNIDPADKEFQKAVKFAVSEHNKASDDTFAYKLAKIISAKYQVVSGMKYIIEAKIGRTTCKKEDLTTQNSINKCPFQRGPQNAKNYRCRFEVWSRPWIKSTQLLVNECS, encoded by the exons ATGAATCTGTCGGCTGTCGCCTGCCTTCTTTTCTTGCTCTTCGCAGCAAAGACAACCCGGTCTCAGCTGGGTTTACCCGGGGGCATAAATAATATCGACCCGGCTGACAAAGAATTTCAAAAGGCTGTGAAGTTTGCCGTAAGTGAGCACAATAAGGCGTCCGATGACACTTTCGCGTACAAACTGGCCAAGATCATCAGCGCTAAGTATCAG gtggTTTCAGGAATGAAGTACATAATAGAAGCTAAGATTGGGCGAAccacatgtaaaaaagaagacCTTACTACCCAGAATTCAATAAACAAGTGTCCTTTCCAAAGAGGTCCTCAGAATGCTAAG AATTACAGATGCAGATTTGAAGTTTGGAGCCGCCCTTGGATTAAATCAACTCAACTCTTGGTGAATGAATGCTCATAA